From Solanum lycopersicum chromosome 8, SLM_r2.1, the proteins below share one genomic window:
- the LOC138337955 gene encoding uncharacterized protein, with protein MALNFFLNGEVLYRRTPDLGLLRCVDAAEAVRIIEQIHAGVYGTHMNGLTLERKVLGAYSFWLPLIISPSGWKQPLTKSIITDNGANLNSHLMKEICEQFKIIQRRSTTYRPQMNGAVEASNKNIKKILRKMIDKQGGWHEMFPYALLGYRTTVRTSSGATPYLLVYGTEAVVPVEVEIPSLRIIQEAELSNAKRVTKRMDQLDLIDEKRMVAVFHGQLYRQKITRAFHKRVRARNFEVGQLVLKRIFPHQDEHKGKFVPNWKGSYMVPKVLSGGALVLSEMDGTVWPKPINSDAVKRYYP; from the exons atggctctcaatttctttcttaATGGAGAAGTCCTgtataggaggactccagatttgggtcttttAAGATGTGTAGATGCTGCGGAAGCTGTGAGAATTATTGAACAAATACATGCTGGAGTTTACGGCACACACATGAACGGGCTTACTTTGGAAAGAAAAGTTCTTGGAGCCT attcattttggttgccattgattatttcaccaagtgggtggaagcagcctcttacaa aatccatcattactgataacggtgcaaatctcaacagtcatttgatgaaagagatatgtgaacaatttaagattattcaGCGGAGGTCCACTACTTATCGCcctcaaatgaacggagctgtagaggcctccaacaagaatatcaagaagattTTGAGGAAGATGATTGACAAACAGGgaggttggcatgaaatgtttCCATATGCTCTACTAGGTTATCGAACAACGGTCAGAACATCGAGTGgggctactccatacttgctagtatatggaacagaagcagtcgtacctgttgaagtcgagataccgtcattgaggatcatccaagaagctgagttAAGCAACGCTAAGCGGGTTACCAAACGGATGGATCAACTAgatttgattgatgagaagagaatggtcGCCGTTTTCCATGGCCAGTTGTATAGACAAAAAATAACTCgcgcttttcacaaaagagtaagagctagaaattttgaagttggtcagttggttctCAAGcgcatttttcctcatcaagacgagcACAAAGGAAAATTTGTGCCAAACTGGAAAGGTTCCTACATGGTTCCTAAAgtactatctggaggtgctttggtcctgTCCGAGATGGATGGCACTGTATGGCCCAagcctatcaactcagatgctgtAAAGAGATACTACCCGTGA
- the LOC138337956 gene encoding uncharacterized protein, translating into MAAKLRFNYTNTMAEYEACILCLKMAIDMNVYKLLVIGDSDLLIHQVQGEWAVKNPRIVPYVQYVQNLCKRFHKIEFKHTQRIQNALADALATIASMIKHPDADYIDPLDIDFKEHPVHFDTSYSSQFLLNGEVLYRRTPDLGLLRCVDTAEAVRLIEQIHAGVCGTHMNGLTLARKVLRAGYFWITMEND; encoded by the exons atgGCAGCTAAACTGCGATTCAACTACACAAACACCATGGCTGAATACGAAGCTTGTATTCTTTGTTTGAAAATGGCCATTGACATGAATGTTTACAAGTTgctggttattggagattcagaccttttgattcatcaggttcaaggagaatgggccGTGAAGAACCCAAGGATTGTACCTTACGTGCAATATGTGCAAAATCTGTGTAAAAGGTTTCACAAGATCGAGTTCAAACATACTCAAAGAATACAAAATGCATTAGctgatgctcttgccaccatcgcaTCGATGATCAAACATCCGGACGCTGATTATATTGACCCTCTGGATATAGATTTTAAAGAGcatccagtccatt TCGATACGTCGTAtagctctcaatttcttttgaatggagaagtcctgtataggaggactccagatttgggtcttttAAGATGCGTAGATACTGCTGAAGCTGTGAGGCTTATTGAACAAatacatgctggagtttgcGGTACACACATGAACGGGCTTACTTTGGCAAGAAAAGTTCTTCGAGCTGGTTATTTTTGGATTACAATGGAGAATGACTGA
- the LOC101244099 gene encoding uncharacterized protein, translating to MPTGKLAKWQMLLSEFDIMYVTQKAIKAQALADHLAENPIDEEYEPLKTYFHKEELSFVGKDISEAYPGWRLLFDGAANHQGKGVGAVFVSESGQHYPMAAKLRFNYTNNMAEYEACILGLKMAIAMNVYELLVIGDSDLLVHQVQGEWVVKNPKIVPYVQYVQNLCKRFCKIDFRHTPRIQTELADALSTITSMI from the coding sequence atgCCGACCGGGAAGTTAGCCAAATGGCAAAtgctgttgagtgagtttgacatcATGTACgtgactcagaaggcaataaaggcacaagctttggctgatcatcttgcggaAAATCCCATTGACGAAGAGTATGAACCTCTCAAGACATATTTTCACAAAGAAGAATTGTCATTTGTGGGTAAAGATATTTCTGAAGCGTAcccaggttggagattattaTTTGATGGAGCGGCGAATCACCAGGGTAAAGGTGTTGGAGCAGTCTTCGTAtcagaatctggtcagcactatcctatgGCAGCTAAACTACGATTCAACTacacaaacaacatggctgaatacgaagcttgtattcttggtttgaaaatggccatTGCCATGAATGTTTACGAGTTACTGGTGATTGGAGATTCAGACCTTTTGGTTCAtcaggttcaaggagaatgggtcGTGAAGAACCCAAAGATTGTACCTTACGTGCAATATGTGCAAAATCTGTGTAAAAGGTTTTGCAAGATCGACttcagacatactcccagaatacaaACTGAATTAGCTGACGCTCTTTCCACCATCACTTCGATGATCTAA